Proteins from a single region of Paenibacillus sp. BIHB 4019:
- the ytvI gene encoding sporulation integral membrane protein YtvI, which yields MLPFYKKYWRTAFDIALIALTVYLIMLTFSHFYRLATPIIFSFVIFMCIEPLARRLNKIGIKKSIASGISILLFSILIVSAFSGLGYIISKQGSEFLDKLPEYQAILKEQLDLGTSKVQNKIQALPPELVTQITEYIQGAAEYVPNLVKVLFAGTVGYVSSFSSFMFNFLVGIILAYFLSIEINDWKKTAADKTPKTFKKAFFFLRENVLKGITGYLKAQTKMITITFFVIFISLLLLGVKNALVVAVISAIFDVLPLLGVGTIFIPWVIYLFIVGHTSLAVWLSVLYLVVVLARQLLEPKITGDTLGVSAFTMLAFMIISLKLFGIAGVILSPVLIILLKTLYDQGFFHRWIRAPQGEFDNQVPPPDAGGPGSSPVPPSV from the coding sequence ATGCTACCGTTTTATAAAAAATATTGGCGAACCGCATTCGACATTGCACTAATCGCACTAACGGTTTATTTAATTATGCTTACCTTTAGTCATTTTTATCGATTGGCTACACCTATCATTTTCTCCTTTGTTATTTTTATGTGCATTGAGCCGCTGGCACGCAGGCTGAACAAGATCGGCATTAAGAAATCCATCGCTTCAGGCATATCGATTTTATTGTTTTCCATTCTTATTGTATCCGCCTTCTCGGGGCTCGGTTACATTATTTCGAAGCAGGGCTCCGAGTTTCTGGACAAGCTGCCCGAATATCAGGCCATTCTCAAGGAGCAGCTGGATCTTGGCACTTCAAAGGTGCAAAATAAAATTCAGGCCCTCCCGCCTGAGCTCGTCACGCAAATTACGGAATACATCCAGGGTGCTGCCGAATATGTGCCGAATTTGGTCAAAGTTTTATTTGCCGGAACCGTCGGCTACGTCTCCTCGTTCTCCAGCTTTATGTTCAACTTTCTGGTCGGTATTATATTAGCTTATTTCCTTAGTATTGAAATTAATGACTGGAAAAAAACAGCGGCGGATAAAACGCCAAAAACGTTTAAAAAAGCCTTTTTCTTTTTGCGTGAAAATGTATTAAAGGGCATTACCGGCTATTTGAAGGCGCAAACCAAGATGATTACGATTACGTTTTTCGTCATCTTCATCTCCCTCCTGCTGCTCGGTGTCAAAAATGCCCTTGTAGTCGCCGTCATCTCCGCTATTTTTGATGTGCTGCCGCTGCTTGGCGTAGGTACAATCTTCATTCCTTGGGTTATTTATTTGTTTATCGTGGGGCATACCTCGCTTGCGGTATGGCTGTCCGTATTGTATCTCGTCGTCGTACTGGCGAGACAGCTGTTGGAGCCAAAAATTACGGGTGATACGCTCGGCGTATCTGCATTTACGATGCTGGCGTTTATGATTATTTCGCTCAAGCTGTTCGGCATTGCTGGTGTCATCTTATCGCCCGTGCTCATTATTTTGCTCAAAACCTTATATGACCAAGGCTTCTTCCATCGCTGGATCAGAGCGCCGCAAGGCGAATTCGACAACCAGGTGCCGCCTCCAGATGCTGGAGGCCCAGGCAGTTCGCCAGTTCCTCCAAGCGTTTAA
- a CDS encoding penicillin-binding transpeptidase domain-containing protein, translating to MVKRRAAIVAVLLTVIMAGYLIRLATLQLVPSLAQPAVQTIGKHTDWKHKAAIQRQRNLVLDSGRGDFIDRYGSAITGESYSALALFPVESEARGDAAELRKLAKLLHVSYDQLAEKWDTLKGADFWREEGQKVPLSLSASQLAGLSQLHINGVKVLPYHNRYLPQFNARQAIGFISQHPEWLEQAYRADLASGKRKLTDEIGGAGLEKSLDTLLRGNGPTSVSFFLDGKRHPLQGLGLRVFQPDSEYYPLKVKTTLDLKLQQQLELYADANGLKAGAIVVLDAQNADIVSMVSRPQMNPQQLDRNEATDWSNHALQAVAPGSIFKLVTEAAALEAGVVDEKEVFTCSGKYGKYGLTCWKQDGHGSLTLEEGLAQSCNIVFATLAERLSGYELYQTAAALGVGAPAGWHAESPFGPFAGRLRLLGEEEGGQLFAASIWQQLQDKPTLDVDGGIMAQSGIGQRDVRMTPLQAANLVVTILHGGQRMEPRIVSEIRYANGQLMVELKPLQARQAGTPIHARTAGMLLEGMKAVTERGTGRSIRDGLWPVAGKSGTAQTLLSGKERVHQWFIGYGPTNTPRYAVAVLAENRSPGTSNQATKLFRGVMDIIAKR from the coding sequence ATGGTCAAGCGACGTGCAGCAATTGTAGCAGTACTTTTAACGGTTATAATGGCAGGTTATTTGATCCGGCTGGCGACACTGCAATTGGTGCCAAGCTTGGCGCAGCCTGCTGTACAGACAATTGGCAAGCATACCGACTGGAAGCATAAGGCAGCAATACAGCGGCAGCGAAATTTGGTGCTCGATTCAGGACGCGGCGATTTTATTGATCGTTATGGAAGCGCCATTACAGGGGAAAGCTATTCTGCATTGGCGCTGTTTCCAGTGGAGAGCGAGGCCCGGGGAGATGCGGCAGAGCTGCGCAAGCTGGCGAAGCTATTGCATGTGTCCTACGATCAATTAGCGGAAAAATGGGATACGCTGAAGGGTGCTGATTTTTGGCGGGAGGAAGGACAGAAAGTGCCTTTGAGCTTGTCCGCGAGCCAGCTGGCTGGACTTTCGCAGCTCCATATTAATGGAGTCAAGGTGCTGCCTTATCACAATCGGTATTTGCCGCAGTTTAATGCCAGACAAGCTATAGGCTTTATAAGCCAGCACCCGGAATGGCTGGAGCAGGCTTATAGGGCGGATCTGGCATCAGGCAAGCGCAAGCTGACAGATGAAATCGGCGGGGCTGGACTTGAAAAATCGCTGGATACGCTGCTCAGAGGCAACGGACCCACATCGGTATCTTTTTTTCTCGATGGAAAGCGCCATCCGCTGCAGGGGCTGGGTCTAAGGGTTTTTCAGCCGGATAGCGAATATTATCCGCTGAAGGTAAAGACGACGCTGGATTTAAAACTCCAGCAGCAGCTTGAGCTTTATGCGGATGCAAATGGCTTGAAAGCAGGAGCGATCGTCGTGCTGGATGCGCAAAATGCAGATATCGTCAGCATGGTATCCCGGCCGCAGATGAACCCTCAGCAGTTGGACCGCAATGAGGCAACCGATTGGTCGAATCATGCGCTCCAAGCGGTTGCTCCGGGTTCGATTTTCAAGCTCGTAACGGAAGCGGCGGCGCTTGAGGCTGGTGTTGTCGACGAAAAAGAAGTGTTCACATGCAGCGGGAAGTATGGAAAATATGGTTTAACGTGCTGGAAGCAAGACGGCCACGGAAGCTTGACGCTTGAGGAAGGATTAGCCCAGTCCTGCAACATTGTGTTTGCAACGCTTGCTGAGCGGCTGAGCGGCTATGAGCTGTATCAGACCGCAGCGGCGCTTGGCGTTGGTGCACCGGCTGGCTGGCATGCGGAATCACCATTTGGCCCGTTTGCCGGGCGTTTGCGGCTGCTTGGCGAGGAGGAGGGCGGACAGTTGTTTGCTGCGAGCATCTGGCAGCAATTGCAGGACAAGCCTACCCTTGACGTAGACGGGGGCATTATGGCTCAAAGCGGTATCGGCCAACGGGATGTCAGAATGACGCCGCTGCAGGCGGCGAATTTGGTCGTGACGATTTTACATGGCGGACAGCGGATGGAGCCGCGAATCGTGAGTGAAATCCGTTATGCGAACGGGCAGCTAATGGTGGAGCTGAAGCCCCTGCAAGCTCGGCAGGCCGGGACCCCTATACATGCGAGAACCGCAGGCATGCTGCTGGAAGGGATGAAGGCGGTCACTGAGCGTGGAACGGGCCGCTCTATTCGCGATGGTCTATGGCCAGTTGCCGGGAAGTCCGGTACGGCACAGACGCTGCTCAGCGGGAAGGAGCGCGTCCACCAGTGGTTTATCGGCTACGGACCGACAAATACGCCGCGATACGCCGTCGCTGTGCTTGCTGAGAACCGAAGTCCTGGTACAAGCAATCAGGCGACGAAACTGTTTCGCGGCGTCATGGATATTATAGCGAAGCGGTAA
- a CDS encoding phosphodiester glycosidase family protein, which yields MKTQRKATKKKKRIWLIAAIVTLLGVGSLTYGLADRYLIKHVEVVVTDNTAASTSSNETAATTDVQATSDDWNYTSDDIQIKINQVQTGSGSDLITYYVADVTVKDASSLRSAFADNSFGTNIVEDTSVIASSNHAIFAINGDYYGFRDDGVIIRNGTVYRDEPVRDALALLNDGTIQTYDETETSSSDLLAEGVTNTLSFGPILIQDGKITSDFSNVKIDTNFGNRSIQNANPRTAIGMIAPNHYVFVVVDGRKEGYSRGMTLTELADVMAGLGATEAYNLDGGGSSTMYFMGRVVNNPLGKNQERGVSDILYIGEE from the coding sequence ATGAAGACGCAAAGGAAGGCAACCAAAAAGAAAAAACGGATATGGCTGATTGCAGCGATCGTAACGCTCTTAGGCGTTGGCTCATTGACATATGGTCTCGCAGACCGTTATTTGATCAAGCACGTCGAAGTCGTCGTAACAGACAATACCGCAGCATCCACCAGCTCAAACGAAACGGCCGCAACTACTGATGTCCAAGCCACTTCAGATGACTGGAATTACACCAGTGACGATATCCAAATCAAAATCAACCAAGTGCAGACCGGCTCTGGCTCAGACCTGATTACGTATTATGTCGCAGATGTCACCGTTAAAGATGCCAGCAGCCTGCGCTCCGCATTCGCCGATAACAGCTTTGGAACGAATATTGTGGAGGATACATCGGTCATCGCTTCCAGCAATCATGCTATTTTTGCAATCAACGGCGATTATTATGGCTTCCGTGACGACGGAGTTATTATTCGCAACGGCACCGTATATCGCGATGAACCGGTGCGGGATGCGCTGGCCCTGCTGAATGACGGAACGATCCAAACTTATGACGAAACAGAAACTTCTTCCTCTGACCTGCTTGCAGAAGGTGTCACCAATACGTTGTCATTCGGGCCGATTCTGATTCAAGATGGCAAAATCACTAGTGATTTCAGCAATGTTAAAATCGATACCAATTTTGGCAACCGCTCCATTCAAAATGCGAATCCAAGAACTGCGATCGGCATGATTGCCCCGAACCATTATGTGTTTGTCGTAGTAGACGGGCGGAAGGAAGGATATAGCCGCGGAATGACACTGACCGAGCTTGCTGACGTCATGGCGGGTCTTGGAGCTACAGAAGCGTACAACTTAGATGGCGGCGGTTCATCGACGATGTATTTTATGGGCAGAGTTGTCAATAATCCGCTTGGCAAAAACCAGGAGCGTGGCGTCAGCGACATCCTTTACATTGGAGAGGAGTAA
- a CDS encoding GtrA family protein, translating into MTILIPSYEPDHRLLDLIQQLHAFQLEPIVIVDDGSGASYREIFEAAEASGCTVITHEVNLGKGRALKTGFGYIQQSGLPGHVVCADSDGQHLPHDIKRIFEKLLSQTTPGIVLGSRRFSGTIPLRSRFGNSVTRSVFSLTTGTKIYDTQTGLRGFSLAMLDWLCQIPGERFEYEMNMLLTAHRDGYKITEEFIDTVYLDHNKSSHFRPLIDSFRIYLPIIMFSTSSLLSALLDFTLLFLIQSISHNLFLSVVAARLCSSIFNYTMNRKYVFTGGKVSKLHQSLPKYFSLVILVLLLNYGLLYFYNETLIIPLVIAKLLTEASIFLFSYWAQRKYVY; encoded by the coding sequence ATGACCATTTTAATTCCGTCCTACGAGCCAGATCATCGGCTGCTTGATTTGATCCAGCAGCTGCATGCGTTCCAGCTTGAGCCCATCGTCATTGTCGATGACGGGAGCGGAGCCAGCTACCGTGAAATTTTCGAAGCGGCTGAAGCGTCCGGCTGTACCGTTATAACCCATGAGGTCAACCTCGGGAAAGGACGCGCCTTGAAAACAGGGTTCGGCTATATCCAACAATCCGGTCTGCCGGGCCATGTCGTCTGTGCGGATAGTGACGGGCAGCATCTGCCCCATGACATTAAGCGGATTTTCGAAAAGCTGCTCAGCCAGACAACGCCAGGCATTGTGCTGGGCAGCCGCCGGTTCAGCGGGACCATTCCGCTGCGCAGCCGCTTTGGCAACTCGGTTACTCGGTCAGTCTTCTCCCTCACTACGGGGACTAAAATTTATGATACGCAAACCGGCTTGCGCGGCTTTTCACTTGCAATGCTGGACTGGCTATGCCAGATTCCCGGCGAACGGTTTGAATATGAAATGAACATGCTGCTGACCGCCCATCGGGATGGATATAAAATTACCGAGGAATTTATTGATACCGTATATTTGGATCATAATAAATCCTCCCATTTTCGTCCGCTGATCGACTCTTTCCGCATTTATTTGCCGATTATAATGTTCAGCACGTCATCCCTGCTGTCGGCGCTGCTAGACTTCACGCTATTATTTCTTATTCAAAGTATTAGCCACAATCTATTCTTGTCCGTCGTTGCAGCAAGATTATGCAGCTCCATCTTCAACTATACAATGAATCGAAAGTACGTGTTCACGGGCGGCAAAGTATCCAAGCTTCATCAGTCGCTGCCTAAATATTTTTCGCTGGTTATTCTTGTGCTGCTCTTAAATTATGGCTTGCTATATTTTTATAATGAAACACTGATAATTCCCCTTGTCATCGCCAAACTGCTGACCGAGGCCTCTATATTCCTTTTCAGTTATTGGGCCCAGCGCAAGTATGTGTATTAG
- a CDS encoding methyl-accepting chemotaxis protein: MKKNEDKTQSKKIAREKAESGKSMKALSGFWSGSKPIMKKIISKTGKYGKSSSKQLLSLSKEMKLNQVNKSVGTKLFLIIFASIVACVLAVGLIAYSQTKTIVERKVSGASFQTVSQVTTNLNIILDNYEEMTMQILINKDLHTLIGKMRDGEDDYTRFEASRELSNKMQDYVLGNSSIKALYLLPLDNKLPVVTAGNASSVASDAMKKEEWFGKVQESNGKALWIETQPKGFGGANGAPTVGISRLLKDSTLNEVSYMLLIEINLASIQERFKEVSLGPGSELSIVDGQNNYIAAPNNELIGQPAPVALPTEGDAAIEGSKKLNTNAGESMLTVYKTFDSVDWKLLGLIPVDTLVEDAKVIRNMTIITAIVAVFLAIAIGFLVIRTIAQPLTNLRNLMNEGQRGNLTVRSAIRKRSDEIGELSDSFNDMMTQITNLAKQATQSADTVLHTAGELTDVSRKTAISSREISVATEEIANGASSLAVEAERGSDLSGNISTQMETVKQANAEIVRAAGEVEKASERGAAYMGELSHKTGQTEQMTRSMVEKVDSLKDSTGSIVKILDVLNNLTKQTNILSLNAAIEAARAGAAGKGFMVVADEIRKLADQSRQSIDIVGQITEKIQGEIDNTVSVLSDAYPLFQEQIVSVKQATDIFVGVQEQMVQFVHKLDSVTDSIGELDKSQEVLSEAMTNVSAVAQQSSATSEEVASLSSEQLSISDGLVSLSEELGSVSRELKDSLAKFKIE; encoded by the coding sequence TTGAAAAAAAATGAGGACAAAACTCAGTCGAAGAAAATTGCGAGGGAAAAAGCAGAATCAGGGAAATCTATGAAAGCCCTTTCTGGATTTTGGAGCGGATCTAAACCGATTATGAAAAAAATCATCTCTAAGACAGGCAAATACGGGAAAAGCTCATCCAAGCAGCTTTTATCGCTGTCCAAGGAAATGAAGCTGAACCAGGTTAATAAATCCGTAGGAACGAAGCTGTTTTTAATTATATTTGCCAGCATCGTAGCCTGCGTTCTGGCAGTAGGTCTAATTGCATATTCGCAAACGAAAACGATTGTCGAGCGCAAAGTTTCCGGGGCTAGCTTTCAGACGGTCAGCCAGGTAACGACGAACTTGAACATTATTTTGGACAACTATGAAGAAATGACGATGCAAATTTTGATTAACAAAGACTTACATACGTTGATTGGTAAAATGCGTGATGGCGAGGACGATTATACCCGCTTTGAAGCAAGCCGAGAACTATCGAACAAAATGCAGGATTACGTGCTTGGAAATTCTAGCATTAAGGCACTCTACTTGCTGCCGTTGGATAACAAGCTGCCAGTCGTAACAGCAGGAAATGCATCTTCTGTTGCTTCCGATGCGATGAAGAAGGAAGAATGGTTCGGCAAGGTGCAGGAGTCGAACGGCAAGGCGCTATGGATTGAGACCCAGCCGAAAGGCTTTGGCGGTGCGAACGGAGCGCCGACGGTTGGCATCAGCCGTCTTTTGAAGGATAGCACGCTTAATGAAGTTTCCTATATGCTGCTGATTGAAATTAATTTGGCAAGCATCCAGGAAAGATTCAAAGAAGTATCCTTGGGACCTGGCAGTGAGCTTTCAATTGTAGATGGTCAAAATAATTATATTGCGGCTCCTAATAATGAACTCATTGGGCAGCCAGCTCCAGTAGCTCTTCCAACGGAAGGCGACGCTGCAATAGAAGGCTCCAAAAAATTGAACACTAACGCAGGCGAATCCATGCTGACGGTATATAAAACATTTGATTCCGTTGATTGGAAGCTGCTGGGCCTCATTCCGGTAGATACGCTGGTAGAGGATGCTAAAGTCATTCGCAATATGACGATTATTACTGCAATTGTAGCTGTATTCCTTGCGATTGCGATTGGCTTCCTCGTCATTAGAACGATTGCACAGCCGCTGACGAACTTGCGCAATTTGATGAATGAGGGACAACGGGGCAATTTGACGGTTCGTTCTGCTATTCGCAAACGTTCCGATGAAATCGGCGAGCTGAGTGACAGCTTCAACGATATGATGACGCAAATTACTAATTTGGCGAAGCAGGCTACGCAATCTGCGGATACTGTACTGCATACGGCAGGCGAGCTGACGGATGTATCACGGAAGACCGCGATCTCTTCACGGGAAATATCAGTCGCAACCGAAGAAATCGCAAATGGCGCTTCAAGCCTTGCTGTTGAGGCAGAGCGCGGCAGCGATTTGAGCGGCAATATTTCGACGCAGATGGAAACGGTGAAGCAGGCGAATGCGGAAATTGTGCGTGCAGCTGGTGAGGTAGAGAAGGCGAGTGAGCGCGGAGCGGCCTACATGGGCGAACTGAGCCATAAGACTGGACAGACCGAGCAAATGACCCGCTCTATGGTGGAGAAGGTAGACAGCCTTAAAGACAGCACAGGCTCTATCGTTAAAATTTTGGATGTATTGAACAATTTGACGAAGCAAACAAATATTTTGTCCTTGAATGCGGCAATTGAAGCGGCGCGGGCAGGCGCAGCGGGCAAAGGCTTTATGGTTGTAGCTGATGAAATCCGCAAGCTGGCTGATCAATCCCGACAATCAATTGATATCGTAGGACAAATTACGGAAAAAATCCAAGGGGAAATTGACAATACGGTTAGCGTATTATCGGATGCCTATCCTTTATTCCAGGAGCAAATCGTTTCTGTGAAGCAGGCGACGGATATTTTCGTAGGTGTGCAGGAGCAGATGGTGCAGTTTGTACACAAGCTGGATTCCGTAACGGACTCCATCGGGGAGCTGGACAAATCGCAGGAGGTATTGTCCGAGGCGATGACGAATGTCAGCGCAGTAGCACAGCAGTCTTCGGCTACATCGGAAGAGGTAGCTTCCCTCAGCAGCGAGCAGCTTAGCATTAGCGATGGTCTCGTCAGCTTGTCGGAAGAGCTGGGCAGCGTATCGCGCGAGCTGAAAGATTCGCTCGCAAAATTCAAAATCGAATAG
- a CDS encoding U32 family peptidase encodes MTVAEKTYSGATNPAKTRYQGKRHRLDRPELLAPAGNLEKLKFAIHYGADAVYIGGQKYGLRSNAGNFSFEEMREGVEFANRYGAKVFVATNIYAHNEDIGGLEQYLRNLEEVGISAIIVADPIIIETAARVAPKLEAHLSTQQSTLNWQAVQFWKEEGLPRVVLARETSFEEIAEIKKHVDIEIEAFIHGAMCSSFSGRCVLSNHFTDRDSNRGGCSQSCRWKYDLFVDDVPMYSEGEDQFTMGSKDLCMIEYLPELIDVGVDSFKIEGRMKSIHYVATVVNVYRQAIDSYFEDPEHFVLKQEWLDEIFKAANRPLNTGFFLDTPGAEDHIYEPEDKPAPYDFAGVVLEYNEETGVAVVEQRNHFKLGQEVEFVGPGGRFFKQTITQMTDDKGQELDAARHPLQRIHIKTLAPVEPMDMLRKLMIKK; translated from the coding sequence ATGACAGTCGCAGAAAAAACATATTCAGGGGCGACGAACCCGGCGAAAACCCGCTATCAGGGAAAACGCCATAGGCTCGATCGTCCTGAACTGCTTGCCCCGGCAGGCAATTTGGAAAAGCTGAAATTCGCCATCCACTATGGCGCTGACGCGGTTTATATTGGCGGGCAAAAATACGGCCTTCGTTCCAATGCAGGCAACTTCAGCTTTGAGGAAATGCGGGAAGGCGTTGAGTTTGCCAATCGCTATGGCGCAAAAGTGTTCGTTGCTACGAATATTTATGCGCATAATGAGGATATCGGCGGGCTTGAACAATATTTGCGCAATTTGGAGGAAGTCGGCATATCAGCGATCATTGTAGCTGATCCGATTATTATTGAGACGGCTGCGCGAGTAGCGCCTAAGCTGGAAGCGCATTTGAGCACTCAGCAATCTACGCTCAACTGGCAGGCGGTACAGTTTTGGAAGGAAGAAGGACTGCCGCGCGTCGTTCTTGCCAGAGAAACGAGCTTTGAAGAAATCGCAGAAATTAAAAAGCATGTCGATATCGAAATCGAAGCTTTTATTCATGGCGCAATGTGCTCTTCCTTTTCCGGCCGCTGTGTACTGAGCAATCACTTTACCGACCGTGACTCCAACCGCGGGGGCTGCTCGCAGTCATGCCGCTGGAAATACGATTTGTTTGTTGATGATGTGCCGATGTATTCCGAAGGCGAAGATCAATTCACGATGGGTTCTAAAGACCTGTGTATGATTGAATATTTGCCGGAGCTCATTGATGTTGGCGTAGACAGCTTCAAGATTGAAGGCCGCATGAAGAGCATTCACTATGTTGCTACCGTTGTAAATGTGTATCGTCAAGCGATTGATTCCTATTTTGAAGATCCGGAACATTTCGTGCTGAAGCAGGAATGGCTGGATGAAATTTTCAAAGCGGCGAATCGTCCGCTTAACACGGGATTTTTTCTCGATACACCGGGTGCAGAGGATCATATTTATGAGCCGGAAGATAAGCCAGCTCCTTATGATTTTGCAGGGGTTGTTCTGGAATACAACGAAGAGACTGGAGTTGCGGTTGTTGAGCAGCGCAATCACTTCAAACTGGGACAGGAAGTTGAGTTTGTAGGTCCCGGCGGACGCTTCTTCAAACAGACGATTACGCAGATGACCGATGACAAGGGGCAGGAACTGGATGCCGCAAGACACCCGCTTCAGCGCATCCACATCAAGACGCTGGCACCTGTTGAACCGATGGATATGCTGCGTAAACTAATGATAAAAAAATAA
- a CDS encoding peptidase U32 family protein produces the protein MAVKPELLTTASSLEELERLIAAGADAFLIGEARYGMRLAGQFDLEMIKQAVKLAAPHGVNIYVSVNNLIHNHVVESLPGYLQALAEAGVNGIMFGDPAVLMAARTAAPNMPLHWNAEMTSTNYATAEYWRKRGATRFVLARELNMEQVIEIKENSTMPIEVQVHGLTNIYHSKRSLVNSYLDHQEDSGKLGSASKEQGLYVMEAERKDERFPIYEDANGTHILSSDDICMLENLHELMEIGVESLKIEGLLKSVEYNEIVVRAYRDVIDAYMADPEGYRFEDEWLDPIKEAQDPQRELSFGFFYKEQVY, from the coding sequence ATGGCGGTAAAGCCTGAATTATTAACGACAGCTTCATCCTTGGAGGAACTGGAGCGTCTGATTGCTGCCGGAGCTGATGCTTTCCTGATTGGAGAAGCACGCTACGGCATGCGCCTTGCTGGACAATTTGATTTGGAAATGATCAAGCAAGCAGTGAAGCTGGCAGCGCCACATGGTGTTAACATTTATGTATCGGTAAATAATTTGATTCACAATCATGTCGTTGAATCGTTGCCTGGCTATTTGCAGGCACTGGCCGAAGCTGGAGTCAACGGCATTATGTTCGGTGACCCCGCTGTATTGATGGCTGCGCGGACTGCTGCTCCTAACATGCCGCTGCATTGGAATGCCGAGATGACATCAACGAACTATGCGACTGCTGAATATTGGAGAAAGCGCGGCGCTACGCGGTTTGTGCTTGCCCGTGAGCTGAATATGGAGCAGGTTATTGAAATCAAAGAAAACTCGACAATGCCAATCGAGGTGCAGGTTCACGGCTTGACGAATATTTATCATTCCAAGCGCTCGCTCGTGAACAGCTATTTGGATCATCAGGAAGACTCCGGCAAGCTTGGCAGCGCAAGCAAGGAGCAAGGGCTATACGTAATGGAAGCTGAACGCAAAGACGAGCGTTTCCCTATATATGAGGATGCCAACGGCACGCATATTTTGAGCTCGGATGATATTTGCATGCTGGAAAACTTGCATGAGCTGATGGAAATCGGCGTGGAGAGCTTGAAGATTGAAGGGCTGCTCAAGTCGGTGGAATATAATGAAATCGTAGTTCGGGCATATCGCGACGTCATTGACGCTTATATGGCTGATCCGGAAGGCTACCGTTTTGAGGATGAGTGGCTGGACCCGATTAAAGAAGCGCAAGATCCGCAGCGTGAGCTGAGCTTTGGTTTCTTTTATAAAGAACAGGTGTATTGA
- the mltG gene encoding endolytic transglycosylase MltG → MDNAKRQSSRPSKVRIAFYVFLSILGVITTVVGGAFIYLWLQLEPTKTAEAKQIVIPNNASASQISDVLQEEGIIKNALIFKYYLKLEKEGGKFQAGTYSMNPGMDKADVIAMLNSGSTVKQETIRFTIPEGLTVLQIADKLAEEKLIDKDKFLELADKQQTWTNADAVNEISADAKLHHRLEGYLFPETYEMKKGSTEQEILNRMISELDVKLDQLPNDWTIQLEKRKLTIHQLLTIASLVEREVVVDEERPIVASVIYNRLNKPMKLQIDATVQYALDKPKERLYNKDLKVDSPYNTYLVDGLPPGPIAAPSLSSIKAALYPQETEYFFYVTKKDGTGQHLFAKTFSEHNNNIANSNKTAQSK, encoded by the coding sequence TTGGACAACGCAAAGAGGCAGTCATCTAGGCCTAGCAAGGTTCGTATCGCTTTTTACGTATTTTTAAGCATTTTAGGCGTTATCACTACAGTGGTGGGCGGCGCATTTATTTATTTGTGGCTTCAATTAGAGCCAACTAAGACGGCAGAGGCCAAGCAGATTGTCATTCCGAACAACGCCTCAGCGAGCCAAATTTCCGATGTGCTTCAGGAGGAAGGGATTATTAAAAATGCCCTGATCTTTAAGTATTATTTGAAGCTGGAGAAAGAAGGCGGCAAATTTCAAGCGGGCACCTATTCGATGAATCCCGGTATGGATAAGGCAGATGTCATCGCTATGCTGAACAGCGGCAGCACCGTCAAGCAGGAGACGATCCGGTTTACGATTCCAGAGGGGCTTACGGTGCTGCAAATTGCCGATAAGCTGGCGGAAGAGAAGCTGATCGACAAGGATAAATTTTTGGAGCTGGCCGATAAGCAGCAAACGTGGACGAATGCGGATGCAGTCAATGAAATTTCAGCTGATGCCAAGCTGCATCACCGGCTGGAAGGTTATTTGTTTCCAGAAACGTACGAAATGAAGAAGGGCAGCACGGAGCAGGAAATACTGAACCGTATGATTTCCGAGCTTGATGTAAAGCTTGACCAGCTTCCGAATGATTGGACGATCCAACTGGAGAAACGCAAGCTGACGATTCATCAACTGCTTACGATTGCATCCCTTGTCGAGCGCGAGGTCGTCGTTGACGAGGAGCGTCCGATCGTTGCGAGCGTTATTTATAACCGCCTGAACAAGCCAATGAAGCTTCAAATAGATGCAACGGTGCAATACGCGCTCGATAAGCCGAAGGAACGTTTATACAATAAGGATCTTAAAGTTGACAGCCCTTATAACACCTATCTGGTAGATGGGCTCCCGCCGGGACCGATTGCGGCGCCAAGCCTTAGCTCGATCAAAGCGGCGCTTTATCCGCAGGAAACGGAATATTTTTTCTATGTAACCAAGAAAGACGGAACCGGACAGCATCTGTTTGCTAAAACCTTTAGCGAGCATAACAATAATATTGCCAACAGCAACAAAACTGCGCAGTCTAAGTAA
- a CDS encoding DUF1292 domain-containing protein, with the protein MDQGEVLIPQPLERLREAFGPQIELLAGGGVMETFVIKAEFKLGSYVYAALQSEAMKGEDEVELFRVIGEAGQEPELETIEDDEEWELASEAYDDLLFAGDERP; encoded by the coding sequence ATGGATCAAGGCGAGGTACTGATCCCGCAGCCGCTTGAGCGGCTGCGGGAAGCCTTCGGTCCTCAAATCGAGCTCCTTGCGGGCGGCGGCGTTATGGAAACCTTCGTCATCAAGGCCGAGTTTAAGCTCGGCTCCTACGTTTATGCAGCGCTTCAGTCGGAAGCGATGAAGGGCGAGGATGAAGTGGAGCTTTTCCGCGTCATTGGCGAAGCTGGCCAAGAGCCGGAGCTGGAAACGATTGAGGATGATGAAGAATGGGAACTGGCGTCTGAAGCTTATGACGATTTGTTATTTGCTGGCGATGAGCGGCCTTAA